The proteins below come from a single Micromonospora citrea genomic window:
- a CDS encoding glycosyltransferase family 39 protein, translating into MADPVADVAASTPGHATPARRRPTPPGPRATGPWWVAATTTTVLLLLSGRYGHHRDELYFLLCGRHLDWGYVDQGPLVPALARLADTIAPGSLTVLRTPSALIGGAAVLLVAAIAREFGAGRGAQTYAAFLAATAGIVLAGGHLLSTTSVDLLVWLAAALCAARMLRTGDSRWALGVGLALGVGMLNKLLPALLAVGLLAGLLIAGPRRLLRDRWVLAAAAVFLLLAAPTLIWQAAHGFPQLSVAASIAAGDSSYSGRLDALVLQFVIISPFTVPIWVAGLVALLRRPAWRAYRALGWAWLVVVAVVLLAGGKGYYDAPLLLVLTAAGAVVTVGWAARGRRLPRRALLAVGAALTAVSSAVLLLPVLPVDRLPGFVVAANYDVGETIGWPAFADSIAAVHRGLPADQRQRAVILTANYGEAGAVARYGPARDLPPAYSGHNSMAGFGRPPETADVVLAVGFARPDRLRDWFSEVTLAGRVDQRVEVDNDENGGPIWLCRGLRRPWAEIWDTEVRHRG; encoded by the coding sequence GTGGCCGATCCCGTCGCCGACGTCGCCGCCAGCACACCCGGCCACGCCACGCCCGCTCGGCGGCGGCCCACCCCGCCAGGTCCCCGGGCCACCGGCCCCTGGTGGGTCGCGGCGACCACGACGACGGTCCTCCTGCTGCTCTCCGGCCGCTACGGCCACCACCGCGACGAGCTCTACTTCCTGCTCTGCGGCCGACACCTCGACTGGGGCTACGTCGACCAGGGCCCGCTGGTGCCGGCGCTGGCCCGCCTGGCGGACACGATCGCGCCGGGCAGCCTGACGGTGCTGCGGACCCCGTCGGCGTTGATCGGCGGCGCGGCGGTACTGCTGGTCGCCGCGATCGCCCGCGAGTTCGGCGCCGGGCGCGGCGCGCAGACCTACGCCGCGTTCCTCGCCGCCACGGCCGGCATCGTCCTCGCCGGTGGTCACCTGCTCAGCACCACCAGCGTCGACCTGCTGGTCTGGCTGGCGGCCGCGCTGTGCGCGGCGCGGATGCTGCGCACCGGGGACAGCCGTTGGGCGCTCGGCGTCGGGCTCGCGCTCGGCGTCGGCATGCTCAACAAGCTGCTGCCGGCCCTGCTCGCCGTCGGCCTGCTCGCCGGGCTCCTGATCGCTGGGCCGCGTCGGCTCCTGCGCGACCGGTGGGTGCTCGCCGCCGCCGCGGTCTTCCTGCTGCTCGCCGCGCCGACCCTGATCTGGCAGGCGGCCCACGGCTTCCCGCAGCTCTCGGTGGCCGCCTCGATCGCCGCCGGCGACAGTTCGTACAGCGGCCGGCTCGACGCGCTCGTCCTCCAGTTCGTCATCATCAGCCCGTTCACGGTGCCGATCTGGGTCGCCGGGCTGGTGGCGCTGCTGCGCCGGCCGGCCTGGCGGGCGTACCGGGCGCTGGGGTGGGCCTGGCTGGTGGTGGTCGCCGTCGTGCTGCTCGCCGGCGGCAAGGGCTACTACGACGCCCCGCTGCTGCTGGTGCTCACCGCCGCCGGGGCGGTCGTCACCGTCGGCTGGGCCGCCCGGGGTCGACGGCTGCCGCGCCGGGCCCTGCTGGCCGTGGGCGCCGCGCTGACCGCCGTCAGCAGCGCGGTGCTGCTGCTGCCCGTGCTGCCCGTCGACCGGCTGCCCGGCTTCGTCGTCGCCGCCAACTACGACGTCGGCGAGACCATCGGCTGGCCCGCCTTCGCCGACTCGATCGCGGCCGTGCACCGGGGCCTGCCCGCCGACCAGCGGCAGCGCGCCGTCATCCTCACCGCCAACTACGGTGAGGCCGGTGCCGTGGCCCGCTACGGCCCGGCGCGCGACCTGCCGCCCGCCTACTCGGGCCACAACAGCATGGCCGGCTTCGGCCGCCCGCCGGAGACCGCGGACGTGGTCCTCGCGGTCGGGTTCGCGCGGCCCGACCGGCTGCGCGACTGGTTCTCCGAGGTCACCCTCGCCGGCCGGGTGGACCAGCGGGTCGAGGTCGACAACGACGAGAACGGCGGGCCAATCTGGCTCTGTCGTGGCCTGCGGCGTCCGTGGGCGGAGATCTGGGACACCGAGGTACGCCACCGCGGGTGA
- a CDS encoding carboxymuconolactone decarboxylase family protein has translation MHARMANPAYLVPDAGHAIGALMRAMQHDMEQGVVPAATLMLAAVRGSQINGGSACLYADAAEARKAGVTDDQLITVAAWRQSPYFTDAERAALALAEAATRMNDQSDDAVPDAVWNELVEHYDERQRATLILWMATSNLFNTINNIIKDPAGTTWN, from the coding sequence ATGCACGCGCGAATGGCCAATCCGGCCTACCTGGTACCGGACGCGGGACACGCGATCGGGGCCCTCATGCGGGCCATGCAACACGACATGGAGCAGGGTGTCGTTCCGGCGGCGACGCTGATGCTGGCCGCCGTGCGCGGTAGTCAGATCAACGGCGGCAGCGCCTGCCTGTACGCCGACGCAGCCGAGGCCAGAAAGGCCGGGGTCACCGACGACCAGCTGATCACGGTGGCGGCATGGCGGCAGTCGCCGTACTTCACCGACGCCGAACGGGCTGCCCTGGCGCTGGCCGAAGCGGCAACCCGCATGAACGACCAGTCCGACGACGCCGTCCCCGACGCAGTCTGGAACGAACTCGTCGAGCACTACGACGAACGACAGCGCGCCACCCTGATCCTGTGGATGGCCACCAGCAACCTCTTCAACACCATCAACAACATCATCAAAGATCCTGCCGGCACCACCTGGAACTAG